One window from the genome of Parasteatoda tepidariorum isolate YZ-2023 chromosome 8, CAS_Ptep_4.0, whole genome shotgun sequence encodes:
- the LOC107446752 gene encoding uncharacterized protein isoform X2 gives MPQEFQIYFTGSAPQCRSIVQENNFKAGEMEISQILAESPNYFPENNQIENEFDDELSPYNHASKKLKSEMETSIATEYFQLDLACFSEEENSFINESCGTGDYYKQTNVNQVLPKKLDLIQKQPLATENSNSKELLPRSTCNKIDSYLKPEIPKIKPQLVKNRGFQKILKAAEKFN, from the exons atgccgCAAGAATTTCAG ATTTATTTCACTGGATCTGCACCACAATGCCGTTCTATTGTTCAAGAAAACAACTTCAAGGCAGGTGAAATggaaatttcacaaatattagCAGAAAGTCCAAATTATTTTCCGGAAAAtaat caaattgaaaatgaatttgatGATGAGCTAAGTCCTTATAATCATGCTTCTAAAAAGTTGAAATCTGAAATGGAAACGTCTATTGCAACAGAATATTTCCAATTGGATTTAGCTTGTTTTTCTGAGGaggaaaattcttttatcaatgaaag ctgtgGAACAGGTGATTATTACAAACAAACAAATGTAAATCAAGTACTCCCGAAAAAACTGGACTTAATACAAAAACAGCCATTGGCTACTGAAAATAGTAATTCGAAAGAGCTTCTTCCACGTAGTACCTGTAACAAAATTGACTCCTATCTAAAGCCAGAAATACCAAAAATTAAAccacaattagtaaaaaatcgagggtttcaaaaaatattaaaagcagcTGAAAAGTTCAATTaa
- the LOC107446752 gene encoding MRN complex-interacting protein isoform X1 → MPQEFQVLRCFNCEKFQVHQTKKAKKWICKVCGEKQSYIRIYFTGSAPQCRSIVQENNFKAGEMEISQILAESPNYFPENNQIENEFDDELSPYNHASKKLKSEMETSIATEYFQLDLACFSEEENSFINESCGTGDYYKQTNVNQVLPKKLDLIQKQPLATENSNSKELLPRSTCNKIDSYLKPEIPKIKPQLVKNRGFQKILKAAEKFN, encoded by the exons atgccgCAAGAATTTCAGGTACTTCGTTGctttaattgtgaaaaatttcaagtaCATCAGactaaaaaagctaaaaaatggATTTGCAAAGTTTGTGGAGAGAAGCAAAGTTACATTCGT ATTTATTTCACTGGATCTGCACCACAATGCCGTTCTATTGTTCAAGAAAACAACTTCAAGGCAGGTGAAATggaaatttcacaaatattagCAGAAAGTCCAAATTATTTTCCGGAAAAtaat caaattgaaaatgaatttgatGATGAGCTAAGTCCTTATAATCATGCTTCTAAAAAGTTGAAATCTGAAATGGAAACGTCTATTGCAACAGAATATTTCCAATTGGATTTAGCTTGTTTTTCTGAGGaggaaaattcttttatcaatgaaag ctgtgGAACAGGTGATTATTACAAACAAACAAATGTAAATCAAGTACTCCCGAAAAAACTGGACTTAATACAAAAACAGCCATTGGCTACTGAAAATAGTAATTCGAAAGAGCTTCTTCCACGTAGTACCTGTAACAAAATTGACTCCTATCTAAAGCCAGAAATACCAAAAATTAAAccacaattagtaaaaaatcgagggtttcaaaaaatattaaaagcagcTGAAAAGTTCAATTaa